From the Fusobacterium ulcerans ATCC 49185 genome, the window ATTGGGAATTGACCCTGAAAAACATGATATTCGTTTTGTTGAAGATGACTGGGAATCACCAACTCTTGGAGCTTGGGGACTTGGTTGGGAAGTATGGCTTGATGGTATGGAAGTTACTCAGTTTACATATTTCCAACAAGTAGGAGGATTAGAATTAGATCCTATACCTGTAGAAATAACTTATGGATTAGAAAGACTTGCTCTTTATATCCAAAATAAAGAAAATGTATACGATCTTGAATGGGCACCTGGAGTAAAATATGGAGATATGAGATTCCAGTTTGAATATGAAAACTCAAAATATTCATTTGAATTAGCAGACTTAGAAAGTCATTTCAAATGGTTTGATGAATATGAAAAAGAAGCAGCTAAAATTTTAGATGCAGGATTGGTTCTGCCAGCTTATGATTATGTATTAAAATGCTCTCATACATTCAACGTTTTAGATTCAAGAGGAGCTATATCTACAACTGAGAGAATGGCTTACATCTTAAGAGTTAGAAACTTAGCAAGAAGATGTGCTGAGGTTTATGTACAAAATAGAAAGGATCTAGGTTACCCTCTTTTAAAAAAATAGTTGATTTTTGAGAAAATTATTTTATTAGAGTGGATTGAAATGGAAGAGGAGGAAGAACATTGAGATTACTATTTGAAATTGGAATGGAAGAACTGCCTGCAAGGTTTCTAAATCAGGCATTGAAAGATTTAAAAAATAATTTAGAAGCAAAACTTAAAGATGGAAGAATTAGCTTTAAAGATATAAAAACTTATGGAACTCCTAGAAGATTGGTTTTAGATGTTCACGAATTAGGGGAACAACAGGAAGATCTAAATATAGTTAATATGGGACCAGCTAAAAATGTAGCTTATGGAAGTAATGGAGAAATATCAAGAGCAGGGCTTGGATTTGCTAAATCACAAGGAATAGAAGCAGAAGATCTTGAAATAGTAAGCACTCCAAAAGGTGAATATATAGCTGCAAGAAAATTTATGAAAGGAAAAGAAACTAAAGAGCTTCTTCCTGAAATATTAAAAAGTCTTGTATTAGAATTAAACTTCCAAAAATCTATGACTTGGTCAGATAAAAAATTAAGATTTGCAAGACCTGTACAATGGTTCTTAGCACTTTGTGATAACGAAGTGGTAAAATTTGAAATTGAAGGAATGGAAAGTGGAAATAAATCTAGAGGACATAGATTCTTTGGGAAAGAGTTTGAAGTAAATACCATAGATGAATATTTTGAAAAAATAAGAGAAAATAATGTAATAATAGACATTGAAGAAAGAAAAGCTCTTATTAAAAAGCTTATCAATGAAAATTGCACAAACTCTGGAGAACAAGTACTTATAGAAGATGAGCTTTTAGATGAAGTAACTAATCTAATAGAATATCCATGTCCTATAGTTGGAAGCTTTAACTCAGATTTCTTGGAAGTACCACAGGAAGTACTTATAATATCAATGGAAGTACATCAAAGATATTTCCCTATACTTGATTCAAATGGAAAACTTCTGCCTAAATTTGTAGTTGTTAGAAATGGTGTAGAAACTTCTGAACAAGTAAGAAAAGGAAATGAAAAAGTATTATCTGCAAGACTTGCTGATGCTAGATTCTTCTATCAGGAAGATTTAAAATCACCTCTTGCTGACAATGTAGAAAAATTAAAAACAGTAGTATTCCAAAAAGATCTTGGAACTATCTATTCTAAAATAGAAAGAGCAACTGAAATAGCTAAATATTTAATAGATACTCTTGGATATAATGACAGAAAAGACAGTATTTTAAGAACTGTATTACTGGCTAAAGCTGACCTTGTTTCTAATATGATAGGAGAAAAGGAATTTACTAAACTTCAAGGATTTATGGGAGCAGACTATGCACTGAAATCTGGAGAGGGAGAAAAAGTTTCTCTTGGTATAAAAGAACACTATTACCCAAGATTTCAAGGAGATAATCTTCCTACAGAATTAGAAGGAATAGTAGCAGGAATATCTGACAGAATAGATACATTAGTGGGATGTTTTGGTGTAGGAGTTATACCAAGTGGATCTAAAGACCCATTTGCTCTGAGAAGAGCGGCTCTTGGAATAGTAAATGTAATACTTAATTCAGGATTGGATATTTCTTTAAAAGCTTTAACTGAAAAAACACTAGACGCTCTTCAAGGATGTGGAGTATTAAAAAGAGATAGAGAAACTGTACTTGCAGAAGTACTAGAATTCTTTAAACAAAGAGAAATGAATATATTTACTGAAATGAAATACAGTAAAGACATAGTTACAGCAGTTCTTAATACTGATAGTGATAATGCTGTAGAAGCTCTTGAAAAAATAAAAACTTTAGAGTCTTTTGTTAAAGAAGAAGTATTTAAAACACTTCTTCCAGTATTGAAAAGAGTTGGAAATATTTCTAAAGATCATGAAAAAGGTATTATAAATCAAGACTTGTTTAAAGAGCCAATAGAAACTGAACTATATAATTTCTCATTGGAATTAAATTCAAAAGTAATAGATGCTTTGAATAATAAAGACTATAATAGATATCTTCAAGCTATAGTTTCTGGAAAAGATATCATCAATAGATACTTTAATGAAGTAATGGTAATGGATAAAGATGAGGATGTTAAAAATAACAGACTTTCTCAACTTAAATTCCTAGCTGATCTGTTTATAAAAATGGCTGATCTTAATCAGATAGAAGAAAGATAATAAAATACTTGAAGAGCCTGAGAAATCAGGCTCTTCTCATAAAGAATATAAAGGGGAAGAAAGTGGAATCATTAAAAAATTTTTTTAAAAGGAAAAATATTGAGATAACAGTAAAAAGATACTGTATAGATGCTTTTAGCCACATGGCTTTGGGACTTTTTTCAACACTTCTAATAGGAACGATACTTAATACAATAGGTGGAAAATTGGGAATAACTTTTCTTACAGATGTTATCTGGAAAATAGCAAGAGATATGA encodes:
- the glyS gene encoding glycine--tRNA ligase subunit beta, yielding MRLLFEIGMEELPARFLNQALKDLKNNLEAKLKDGRISFKDIKTYGTPRRLVLDVHELGEQQEDLNIVNMGPAKNVAYGSNGEISRAGLGFAKSQGIEAEDLEIVSTPKGEYIAARKFMKGKETKELLPEILKSLVLELNFQKSMTWSDKKLRFARPVQWFLALCDNEVVKFEIEGMESGNKSRGHRFFGKEFEVNTIDEYFEKIRENNVIIDIEERKALIKKLINENCTNSGEQVLIEDELLDEVTNLIEYPCPIVGSFNSDFLEVPQEVLIISMEVHQRYFPILDSNGKLLPKFVVVRNGVETSEQVRKGNEKVLSARLADARFFYQEDLKSPLADNVEKLKTVVFQKDLGTIYSKIERATEIAKYLIDTLGYNDRKDSILRTVLLAKADLVSNMIGEKEFTKLQGFMGADYALKSGEGEKVSLGIKEHYYPRFQGDNLPTELEGIVAGISDRIDTLVGCFGVGVIPSGSKDPFALRRAALGIVNVILNSGLDISLKALTEKTLDALQGCGVLKRDRETVLAEVLEFFKQREMNIFTEMKYSKDIVTAVLNTDSDNAVEALEKIKTLESFVKEEVFKTLLPVLKRVGNISKDHEKGIINQDLFKEPIETELYNFSLELNSKVIDALNNKDYNRYLQAIVSGKDIINRYFNEVMVMDKDEDVKNNRLSQLKFLADLFIKMADLNQIEER
- the glyQ gene encoding glycine--tRNA ligase subunit alpha, translating into MTFQEIIFALQKYWSSKGCVLGNPYDIEKGAGTFNPNTFLMSLGPEPWNVAYVEPSRRPKDGRYGENPNRVYQHHQFQVIMKPSPLNIQELYLESLRVLGIDPEKHDIRFVEDDWESPTLGAWGLGWEVWLDGMEVTQFTYFQQVGGLELDPIPVEITYGLERLALYIQNKENVYDLEWAPGVKYGDMRFQFEYENSKYSFELADLESHFKWFDEYEKEAAKILDAGLVLPAYDYVLKCSHTFNVLDSRGAISTTERMAYILRVRNLARRCAEVYVQNRKDLGYPLLKK